In Citrus sinensis cultivar Valencia sweet orange chromosome 4, DVS_A1.0, whole genome shotgun sequence, one DNA window encodes the following:
- the LOC102624626 gene encoding DExH-box ATP-dependent RNA helicase DExH6, translated as MDQNRAAKMGKKKQKKAEQQQQKQQQQQSPTVAEATRIRISQILDGFLASKDEVYTFDANLSNRERAVVHEVCKKMGMTSKSSGRGKQRRVSVCKSKKRVETDKGKEILPSLTFSEGSKLVLQDLFTHYPPDDGEPGEKLDANQSRKSDKTRGKRVDIFCKPKMSKAEIAMKVESLTSRIEKDANLRQIVEERSKLPISSFKDVITSTVDSNQVVLISGETGCGKTTQVPQFLLEHIWSKGETCKIVCTQPRRISATSVAERISVERGENIGDNIGYKIRLESKGGKHSSIVFCTNGVLLRLLVSQGVSRLKEASNKPAKDDVSALTHIIVDEIHERDRYSDFMLAIIRDMLPSYPHLRLILMSATLDADRFSQYFGGCPVIQVPGFTYPVKSFYLEDVLSILKSAESNHLDSASLIVPNEDPELTEENKSTLDEAISLAWSNDEFDMLLELVSLEGSPNVYNYQHTLTGLTPLMVLAGKGRVGDVCMLLSLGADCQLKARDGRTALQLAEQENQPEVAQIIKKHMENALSDSMKQQLLDKYLATVNPELIDLVLIEQLLRKICMDSEDGAILVFLPGWEDINKTWDRLLANPFFRDTSKFVIIPLHSMVPSVQQKKVFKRPPPGCRKIILSTNIAETAITIDDVVYVIDSGRMKEKSYDPYNNVSTLQSSWVSKASAKQRAGRAGRCQAGICYHLYSQLRAASLPDFQVPEIKRIPIEELCLQVKLLDPNCNIEDFLQKTLDPPVSVTIRNAIIVLQDIGALSLDEKVTELGEKLGCLSVHPLMSKMLFFAILMDCLDPALTLACASDYRDPFTLPISPNEKKRATAAKFELASLYGGQSDQLAVIAAFECWKNAKQRGQEAWFCSQYFVSSGVMNMLLGMRKQLQTELIKNGFIPEDVSSCSHNARVPGIIHAVLMAGLYPMVARLRPPHKNGRRFVETAGGAKVRLHPHSLNFKLSFKKTDDCPLMVYDEITRGDGGMHVRNCTVVGPLPLLLLATEIAVAPAPDNEDDDEDDDMSDDDADENESDEDCMEIDDKTSGQHGENVMSSPDKSVTVLVDRWLYFGSTALDIAQIYCLRERLSVAILFKVTHPQKALPPVLEASMYAMASILSYDGFSGISLPAESVESLTSMIQATEIDKCPAARNRGTGQNPSNFLMSLMSPNTRQYFPLRDHKSRIPAHKGSTKGNQLSTQVAQPPLFHGSPVVGSGSGTHIPPGPRGDSFKRPRGNWSK; from the exons ATGGACCAAAACAGAGCAGCAAAAATGGGAAAGAAGAAACAGAAGAAAGctgaacaacaacaacagaaacaacagcaacagcaaAGCCCTACTGTTGCTGAAGCTACAAGGATTCGAATATCCCAAATTCTCGATGGATTTCTTGCTTCCAAAGATGAAG TGTACACGTTTGATGCTAACTTATCAAATCGCGAGCGGGCTGTGGTGCATGAAGTTTGCAAGAAAATGGGCATGACCTCTAAAAGTTCCGG GCGTGGGAAGCAACGACGTGTTTCTGTTTGCAAAAGTAAGAAAAGGGTGGAGACAGATAAAGGGAAGGAAATTCTCCCATCATTGACTTTTTCAGAAGGGTCAAAACTGGTTTTGCAGGACTTGTTTACGCACTACCCACCTGATGATGGGGAGCCTGGTGAGAAATTGGATGCAAATCAAAGTCGGAAGTCTGATAAAACGAGAGGGAAAAGAGTTGATATTTTCTGCAAGCCTAAAATGAGCAAGGCAGAAATTGCAATGAAGGTGGAATCACTTACTTCTAGGATAGAGAAGGACGCAAACTTGAGACAG ATTGTTGAAGAGAGGTCAAAACTTCCAATCTCTTCCTTCAAGGATGTCATTACTTCCACAGTTGATTCAAACCAG GTTGTCCTCATTTCTGGTGAGACAGGTTGTGGAAAGACAACACAG GTCCCTCAATTTCTTTTGGAGCATATTTGGAGTAAGGGTGAGACATGTAAAATAGTATGTACTCAACCTAGACGTATCTCTGCAACTTCAG TTGCTGAGAGAATATCTGTTGAAAGAGGAGAAAATATCGGAGATAATATTGGGTACAAG ATTCGGCTGGAAAGTAAAGGTGGGAAGCACTCGTCAATTGTGTTCTGCACAAATGGGGTTCTTTTGAGATTGCTGGTCTCCCAAGGTGTTAGCAGGTTGAAGGAAGCATCTAATAAGCCGGCAAAGGATGATGTTTCTGCACTAACTCACATTATTGTG GATGAAATTCATGAAAGAGATCGCTACTCTGATTTCATGTTGGCCATTATCAG AGACATGCTCCCCTCATATCCTCATCTTCGGCTG ATATTAATGAGTGCTACTCTGGATGCTGATAGattttctcaatattttggTGGATGCCCAGTCATTCAAGTCCCCGGGTTCACTTATCCT GTCAAATCTTTCTATTTGGAGGATGTACTTTCCATCCTGAAATCTGCAGAGAGTAATCACCTTGATTCTGCTAGCTTAATTGTCCCAAATGAGGACCCTGAATTAACGGAGGAAAATAAGAGTACTTTAGATGAAGCTATCAGTTTAGCTTGGTCAAATGATGAGTTTGATATGCTCCTAGAATTGGTTTCTTTGGAAGGATCCCCAAATGTTTACAACTACCAGCATACTTTGACTGGGCTAACACCATTAATGGTGCTTGCTGGAAAGGGCCGAGTAGGTGATGTTTGCATGCTCCTCTCTCTTGGTGCAGACTGCCAGCTAAAGGCCAGAGATGGAAGAACAGCGTTACAGTTGGCTGAACAAGAAAATCAGCCAGAAGTTgctcaaattattaaaaaacacATGGAAAATGCACTGTCTGACTCCATGAAACAACAATTACTTGATAAATATCTAGCAACAGTTAACCCTGAACTTATTGATCTTGTTCTTATAGAGCAGTTACttagaaaaatatgcatgGATTCGGAAGATGGAGCTATCCTTGTTTTTCTTCCAGGATGGgaagatataaataaaacCTGGGATAGATTGCTTGCTAACCCCTTTTTCAGAGATACTTCCAAGTTTGTTATAATACCTCTTCATTCTATGGTTCCCTCTGTGCAGCAAAAGAAGGTGTTTAAACGCCCACCGCCTGGTTGTCGgaaaattattctttcaaCCAATATTGCAGAAACTGCCATCACCATTGATGATGTTGTCTATGTTATAGACAGTGGtcgaatgaaagaaaaaagttatgATCCTTACAACAATGTATCAACTCTTCAATCTTCCTGGGTGTCAAAAGCAAGTGCAAAACAGAGGGCGGGACGTGCAGGCCGCTGTCAGGCTGGAATCTGTTATCATCTTTATTCTCAACTTCGAGCAGCTTCTTTGCCTGATTTCCAGGTCCCAGAAATTAAGAGAATTCCAATTGAGGAACTCTGTTTACAG GTGAAGTTGCTTGATCCAAATTGTAATATTGAAGATTTCTTGCAGAAGACATTAGACCCTCCAGTTTCTGTAACTATTCGTAATGCAATCATTGTCCTTCAGGATATTGGGGCTTTGTCACTTGATGAAAAAGTTACCGAACTTGGGGAGAAGCTAGGTTGTCTTTCTGTTCATCCATTGATGAGCAAGATGCTTTTCTTTGCCATACTGATGGACTGTTTAGACCCAGCTTTGACACTGGCCTGTGCTTCTGACTATAGGGACCCATTCACCCTTCCCATATCACCAAATGAAAAGAAGAGAGCTACTGCTGCTAAATTTGAGCTTGCTTCATTGTACGGTGGGCAGAGTGATCAGCTCGCAGTCATAGCAGCTTTTGAGTGCTGGAAGAATGCAAAACAGAGGGGTCAAGAAGCATGGTTTTGTTCTCAGTACTTCGTCTCCTCAGGTGTCATGAATATGCTGCTTGGTATGCGTAAGCAGCTCCAGACAGAGCTAATTAAGAATGGGTTTATTCCAGAAGATGTCTCGAGTTGTAGTCATAATGCACGTGTACCAGGTATAATTCATGCAGTCCTCATGGCTGGTTTATATCCAATGGTAGCGAGGTTGCGTCCACCTCATAAAAATGGAAGACGATTTGTAGAGACTGCAGGTGGTGCTAAAGTTAGATTGCACCCCCATTctcttaatttcaaattatcatttaaaaaaactgATGATTGCCCGCTAATGGTATATGATGAGATAACCCGTGGGGATGGGGGTATGCATGTAAGGAATTGTACTGTTGTTGGGCCACTGCCATTGTTACTCCTTGCAACAGAGATTGCTGTTGCTCCAGCACCTgataatgaagatgatgatgaagatgatgacaTGAGTGATGACGATGCtgatgaaaatgaaagcgATGAGGATTGTATGGAGATAGATGACAAGACAAGTGGACAACATGGAGAGAATGTTATGTCATCTCCTGATAAATCAGTTACAGTTTTGGTGGACCGATGGCTTTATTTTGGATCAACAGCCCTTGATATTGCCCAAATCTACTGTTTAAGAGAGAGATTATCCGTTGCAATCTTATTCAAA GTAACACACCCCCAGAAAGCTCTTCCTCCAGTTCTTGAGGCCTCCATGTACGCAATGGCCTCCATTCTATCATACGATGGGTTCTCTGGGATCTCACTGCCTGCAGAATCCGTGGAATCATTGACTTCGATGATACAAGCAACTGAGATTGATAAGTGCCCAGCAGCGAGAAATAGAGGTACAGGTCAGAATCCAAGTAACTTCCTTATGTCACTCATGAGTCCCAATACCCGGCAATACTTTCCTCTTCGTGATCATAAAAGTAGGATACCTGCACACAAGGGATCAACAAAGGGAAATCAGTTATCAACCCAAGTGGCTCAGCCACCGCTATTCCATGGCTCCCCGGTAGTTGGGTCTGGTTCAGGTACGCATATACCTCCAGGCCCTAGGGGAGATTCATTTAAGCGGCCACGTGGGAATTGGTCTAAATAA
- the LOC102624339 gene encoding BTB/POZ domain and ankyrin repeat-containing protein NPR1-like, translating to MVLDSIMENANEMSSSLSFASSSYLSNGSTNHPASPELCSSLDNLSLSKLSSNLEKLLLDAEYDYTDAEIVVEGKSVAVHRCILSARSQFFHELFKKGNNNDGSAVSEGKPKYLMTELVPYGKVGYEALNVILYYFYTGKLKPSPSEVSTCVDDACAHDACPPAINYAIELMYASAAFQIKELVLLFQRRLLNFVEKALVEDVIPILVAAFHCQLNQLRSHCVQRVVRSNLDDVCLEKELPDEVSGEIKSLRVKSDEECEANIAEVDPMHAKRVRRIHKALDSDDVELLKLLLDESNVTLDDAYALHYAAAYCNPKVFKEVLNMGLADLNLKNARGHTVLHVAARRKEPAVLVTLLSKGACASETTSDGQTAVAICRRMTRRKDYIEATKQGQETNKDRLCIDVLEREMRRNSMSGNLALSSEVMADDFQMKLNYLENRVAFARLLFPSEARVAMHIADADATNFYTGLSASKSKGSSGNLKEVDLNETPSMQAKRLQLRLQALLKTVETGRRYFPHCSDVVDKFLDCDWSDASLLENGTPEEQRLKRARFMELKEDVQKAFYKDMAEKNRSGLSSSSSSSSSPKEGVKCKGRKR from the exons ATGGTTCTTGATAGTATCATGGAGAACGCAAACGAAATGTCATCATCTTTGAGTTTTGCCTCATCATCATATCTCTCAAATGGGTCAACTAATCACCCAGCAAGTCCTGAACTTTGCTCGAGTCTTGATAATTTGAGCTTGAGCAAGCTCAGCAGCAATCTTGAGAAGCTACTGCTTGATGCTGAGTATGACTATACCGATGCCGAGATTGTTGTTGAGGGAAAATCAGTGGCTGTTCACCGCTGCATATTATCTGCACGCAGCCAATTTTTTCATGAGCTTTTTAAAAAGGGTAATAATAACGATGGTTCTGCTGTGAGTGAGGGGAAGCCAAAGTATCTCATGACTGAATTGGTGCCTTATGGTAAAGTTGGATATGAAGCTCTCAATGTTatcttgtattatttttacactGGGAAGCTTAAGCCATCTCCTTCGGAAGTCTCCACATGTGTTGATGATGCTTGTGCTCATGATGCTTGCCCTCCTGCTATTAATTATGCTATTGAGTTGATGTATGCTTCTGCTGCTTTTCAGATAAAAGAACTCGTTTTGCTTTTTCAG CGTCGCCTTCTGAACTTTGTTGAGAAGGCCCTTGTGGAAGATGTAATTCCAATTCTTGTGGCCGCCTTCCATTGCCAACTGAACCAGCTCCGCTCTCACTGTGTCCAGAGAGTAGTAAGGTCAAATCTTGATGATGTCTGTCTCGAGAAAGAGCTTCCTGATGAAGTTTCAGGTGAAATCAAATCACTCCGTGTCAAATCTGACGAGGAGTGTGAAGCTAATATAGCAGAAGTGGATCCTATGCATGCAAAAAGAGTCAGAAGAATCCACAAGGCACTGGACTCTGATGACGTTGAACTGTTGAAGCTTCTTCTGGATGAATCTAATGTCACTTTAGATGATGCTTACGCTCTGCACTATGCTGCTGCCTACTGCAACCCTAAGGTTTTTAAGGAAGTGCTCAATATGGGCTTGGCTGATCTCAATCTTAAGAATGCAAGAGGTCATACGGTGCTTCATGTGGCTGCAAGGCGTAAGGAGCCAGCAGTGCTGGTGACTCTGCTGAGCAAGGGAGCATGCGCATCAGAAACTACATCAGATGGGCAAACAGCTGTAGCAATCTGTCGGAGAATGACAAGGCGAAAGGATTATATTGAAGCTACAAAGCAGGGGCAAGAAACTAACAAAGACCGGTTATGCATTGATGTCCTTGAGAGAGAAATGAGAAGGAACTCCATGTCTGGGAACTTGGCACTGTCATCAGAGGTGATGGCTGACGATTTCCAAATGAAGCTGAACTATCTGGAAAATAGAG TGGCTTTTGCGCGGTTGTTGTTTCCTTCTGAAGCTAGAGTAGCTATGCATATAGCAGATGCAGATGCCACCAATTTTTATACTGGCCTTTCAGCATCAAAGTCAAAAGGATCAAGTGGGAACTTAAAGGAGGTTGATTTGAATGAAACACCCTCTATGCAAGCCAAGAGACTCCAATTAAGACTGCAAGCTTTGCTTAAAACAG TTGAGACGGGCCGACGGTACTTCCCTCATTGCTCAGACGTGGTTGATAAGTTTTTGGACTGTGATTGGTCTGATGCTTCCCTCCTAGAAAATGGTACTCCTGAAGAGCAGAGACTCAAAAGGGCACGCTTCATGGAACTTAAAGAAGACGTGCAGAAGGCATTTTACAAGGATATGGCTGAGAAAAATCGTTCAGGTTTGTCGTCATCCTCGTCGTCGTCATCTTCTCCAAAGGAAGGAGTAAAGTGTAAGGGTAGGAAAAGGTGA